From Carassius gibelio isolate Cgi1373 ecotype wild population from Czech Republic chromosome B23, carGib1.2-hapl.c, whole genome shotgun sequence, the proteins below share one genomic window:
- the ncoa6 gene encoding nuclear receptor coactivator 6 isoform X3, which produces MAHQLSLDAQSPRAVPLTDHDSGVEDEDDGSHSPATTSTIFVAFKGNMNDEDFQEKLDTILHGMPDMLLLGTQRLEPERVEPWNSVRVTFNIPREAAERLRLLAQNNQQQLRDLGILSVQIEGEGAINVAVGQGRSQEVRVNGPLGAPGQMRMDVVFPMQQGQAGMRMNNPSVSMMPPGANMAAQGMVPNSAGPMQPRAPRPPSQTDTMDPMLSGLALQQQQLQHPHVGHGPLSNLGPQGHHMQAIQANRQLNPAALQQLQQQQLQQQQHQQQQVQMAQLGGARGPFNPSNQMPVPPGWNQLPSGVLQPPPVQGPMGPGWRKAPPQPQMGQRQPSLASVQTPNHPPPPYPFGSQQAGPVFSTMAQHQLQQQQQQTGANQFATPQPKVPQGAPGVVVSRAPPPLPPSSAPQGSLTAKSPGSSSSPFQQGSPGTPPMMGQGQLGPRPTTPQGFPQGVGSPGRAVMGQQGNIQPGFMGIPQHGQVPQGGMGGMPKRMPVGFQNAPVNQNFGQGQVTTTGAGSTPQIQNSQSIANTGVQSSVPVPNHMQSNPLQVAALTHHSGMPAQPPGTTSGGSMGQPQQGLQTQMMGVPQSQHQTQVVASTQSQMAQSQTGGQTVLSRPVNNGQRGMTPPKQMMPPQGQGIMQNQNQLGGGQGHQALMLQQQQQQQQQQQQQHQQQQQQQQQQQQQQQQQQQQQQQQQQQQQQQQQQQQQQQQQQQQQQQQQQQNAMMEHIVASQIQGNKQAFGPKGQPGVMQGQIMRGPSPNIQGNMPQFQSQMGQQQMTQQQNQQQQMAHLQQQQQLQQQQQLQQQQLQQQQLQQQQLQQQQLQQQQLQLQHQQPQQAQMQQQQLQQPHQQMVQQQSQQIPMNGNPNQALGMHGSHMRLPGNHHLVQQQLQQKQQQQQVMLQQQQAGHQHQLGDSSGNADISQQMVPELQNPQQQQGMLGNSQHMQVGNGHFPGHGMSFNPQFAGQMPIGGPCGQVGGFPVNKDVTLTSPLLVNLLQSDISASQFGPGGKQGTGAVAAANQVKPKKKKPPRKKKPKVEEGQQSTDSLCGLDSLPHGMEEVEMQGLGGDQGGGIDSNSKLSDFASRPGLPGQSGDQRVLQQMPMQFMPPQQQQQQQIQQMQQQQQLQQQQQQQQQQQQIQQQQMQQQHQQIQQQQMQQQQMQMQSMHGPQGQAGTSQGPHHVQTQIHSQQSMQIQQQQQPQHQQQQLQSQPQQQQQQAQHQQQQQQQQQQQQQQHQQQQQQMMMMLKMHQEAKNRMTLQQGGHMQKSLVNPNDPSQRMPVSQPGNMPVMIDLQGHGGVPPSPDKARGMPLMVNPTLTGQARRTPHSEVGQPTPSEETPGTHSMQDRGPLEISQQSGNGNQPMIPNQGPNTHLMKSVPLSVPHQPGVSPQQQSQQVSAMAGSHNIHFSSAPAASQSSRPKTPNRASPRPYHHPLTPTNRPPSTEPSEINLSPERLNASIAGLFPPKINIPLPPRQPNLNRGFDQQGLNPTTLKAIGQAPPNLANLPVNNNTSGNNNGPQSYPSGGGMVSSGGKQDKQTGVGHIKRASPSNSRRSSPASNRKAATPSPGRQKGAKTSLTSPPHPQQMMVSPQNVMVSPNSVLPTTSASLPSAGPGESQQSLNSLQTLPGSTDAIRDGQVVTTQAEQNQAVQFREQSTPKMASPRVPSQEPKRQELSNLVEQRAEDKQQPRTTPQHDHGSAVTPFRDAPTSLNQLLDNTGNPSLSVKSQNNPQVGGEPVQKESPHAPPAQENQPNPLVSQSTNIATSLSTSETDQKPKPASVSSPNLVASSSANLQSVSAVSSVSSNQTVLLSLTSIPNPSVGSNHNLIPISNASQTVLQRPISSVTTPQNQITVFVTSNPISSATNTASVVPPAVVSKVLAVPNKNIRPPDIRQQNPTQTRPQFIAGSVYSIFQATPVSSSANVMSQPVTMVGPIVSANIQLTPTPVLTTSQPSAQASTSVLKTSPAVSIAATQQSRTVIGQLQVQVPTNKFPHVNVVPSPQQPGPGGPKQESVSEASGPKSSPVGQSALHYGMSLPFQQLLASPPACSSPGATAVAGRSPLSPTTSLAKSSPVQTVVSKSTTPSISSSNSDDQKERTPVTQIGKTLDVATTKASCAVTSEMVSALQPTAPVTIPAAQIVSQQSALSPKVSSPEPVPTPSPVPTSTASSNMPPPASTPGMVHLSSPVATSSPPSSLPAVLVSEPTAAPGPPTTTSGSSTATNAQLSGEEQPSLVETSGPDSAETKAIVDAPGISVHPEAPQEDQASCGQAGQGVTTVAEQGDTRATTEKAKGPSRRSSRTDKEPEEEASDSGQRKRVARPGSASSNTGKGAESSTGASPTQAKRRKSK; this is translated from the exons GTGAAGGAGCCATTAACGTTGCGGTTGGACAGGGCCGAAGTCAAGAAGTGAGGGTGAATGGACCCCTTGGTGCTCCTGGCCAGATGAGAATGGATGTTGTGTTCCCTATGCAGCAGGGCCAGG CTGGAATGCGTATGAATAACCCTTCGGTGTCCATGATGCCTCCTGGGGCTAATATGGCAGCACAGGGAATGGTACCGAATAGTGCTGGACCAATGCAGCCAAGAGCACCAAGACCACCTTCACAGACCG ACACAATGGATCCCATGCTTTCAGGGCTGGCCTTACAGCAACAACAACTCCAACATCCTCATGTAGGACATGGTCCACTTAGTAACTTAGGCCCACAAGGACATCACATGCAAGCCATTCAAGCAAATCGACAGCTAAATCCAGCAGCCCTACAGCAACTTCAGCAACAACAACTTCAGcaacaacaacaccaacaacAGCAGGTTCAGATGGCCCAACTAGGTGGTGCACGTGGTCCTTTCAACCCCTCCAACCAGATGCCTGTACCCCCTGGCTGGAACCAGTTGCCTTCTGGGGTTCTCCAACCACCACCGGTCCAAGGTCCTATGGGACCAGGTTGGAGAAAAGCCCCACCACAGCCACAAATGGGGCAGCGTCAACCCTCTTTGGCATCTGTTCAGACGCCCAATCATCCACCACCACCATATCCATTTGGAAGCCAGCAGGCCGGACCTGTTTTCAGTACAATGGCACAACATCAgttgcaacagcagcagcagcagacagGGGCAAACCAGTTTGCAACCCCTCAGCCCAAAGTCCCTCAGGGAGCACCAGGTGTAGTTGTTTCAAGAGCGCCGCCTCCTCTGCCTCCCTCCTCTGCCCCTCAAGGAAGTCTCACAGCCAAGTCCCCTGGTTCGTCATCATCTCCTTTCCAACAGGGCTCACCTGGAACACCTCCAATGATGGGACAGGGGCAACTTGGTCCGCGTCCCACAACCCCTCAGGGTTTCCCACAAGGTGTTGGATCTCCAGGAAGAGCTGTGATGGGCCAGCAAGGAAACATTCAGCCCGGCTTTATGGGCATTCCACAACATGGACAGGTTCCTCAAGGTGGAATGGGAG gTATGCCCAAACGAATGCCAGTGGGGTTCCAAAATGCTCCTGTTAATCAGAACTTCGGACAAGGACAGGTTACTACCACTGGAGCAGGTAGTACACCTCAAATACAAAATAGTCAGAGCATAGCAAACACTG GCGTCCAGTCATCGGTCCCAGTGCCAAATCATATGCAGTCAAATCCCCTTCAAGTTGCTGCACTGACTCACCACAGTGGCATGCCAGCTCAACCTCCAGGCACCACCTCAGGAGGTAGTATGGGACAACCTCAGCAAGGTCTTCAGACTCAAATGATGGGTGTACCACAATCACAACATCAAACACAGGTTGTAGCTTCCACTCAAAGTCAAATGGCACAAAGCCAAACAGGAGGCCAGACTGTTTTGTCCAGGCCAGTGAATAACGGGCAGCGAGGAATGACCCCTCCTAAGCAAATGATGCCACCACAAGGTCAAGGGATCATGCAGAACCAAAATCAGCTGGGTGGAGGACAGGGACATCAGGCTTTAATGcttcagcagcagcaacagcagcaacaacaacaacaacaacaacatcagcagcagcagcagcagcaacaacaacagcagcagcagcagcaacaacaacaacaacagcagcagcagcaacaacaacaacagcagcagcagcagcaacaacaacaacaacaacagcagcagcagcaacaacaacaacaacaacagcagcaaaatGCTATGATGGAACACATTGTAGCTAGTCAGATACAGGGTAACAAGCAGGCCTTTGGCCCAAAGGGTCAACCTGGTGTAATGCAAGGCCAGATAATGAGAGGTCCTTCACCTAATATTCAAGGTAATATGCCGCAGTTTCAATCTCAGATGGGTCAGCAACAAATGACTCAACAACAGAATCAGCAACAACAAATGGCTCATTTACAACAACAGCAGCAAttacagcaacagcagcagtTACAGCAACAGCAGTTACAACAACAGCAGTTACAACAACAGCAGTTACAACAACAGCAGTTACAACAGCAACAACTACAGCTGCAACACCAGCAGCCACAACAAGCACAAATGCAACAACAACAGCTACAGCAACCCCATCAGCAAATGGTACAACAACAGTCTCAGCAAATTCCAATGAATGGCAACCCCAACCAAGCATTAGGGATGCATGGGTCTCACATGCGACTTCCGGGAAATCATCATTTAGTACAACAACAGCTtcagcaaaaacaacagcaacagcagGTGATGCTGCAGCAGCAACAGGCTGGTCATCAACACCAGTTAGGAGATAGTAGTGGAAATGCTGATATCAGCCAACAGATGGTTCCAGAGCTGCAGAATCCACAACAACAGCAGGGTATGTTGGGAAATTCTCAACATATGCAGGTTGGGAATGGTCATTTTCCTGGTCATGGTATGTCCTTCAATCCTCAGTTTGCTGGTCAGATGCCAATAGGCGGCCCGTGTGGGCAAGTGGGTGGATTTCCAGTAAACAAGGATGTGACACTAACCAGTCCCTTGTTAGTAAATCTTCTCCAAAGTGATATTTCTGCCAGCCAGTTTGGTCCTGGTGGGAAGCAAGGAACAGGTGCGGTTGCTGCTGCTAACCAGGTCAAGCCTAAAAAGAAGAAACCTCCCCGTAAGAAGAAGCCAAAAGTAGAGGAAGGACAACAGTCTACTGACAGTCTGTG TGGTCTGGATTCACTGCCTCATGGAatggaggaagtagagatgcaAGGGTTGGGAGGCGACCAAGGGGGTGGCATTGACTCGAACTCAAAACTTTCTGATTTCGCTAGTCGACCAG GTCTGCCTGGTCAGTCTGGAGATCAAAGGGTATTACAGCAAATGCCAATGCAGTTTATGCCTCcacaacagcagcaacaacaacagataCAGcaaatgcagcagcagcagcagttacaacaacagcagcagcagcagcagcagcaacaacaaataCAGCAGCAACAGATGCAACAACAGCATCAACAGATCCAGCAGCAGCAAATGCAACAGCAACAAATGCagatgcagagtatgcatggtcCTCAAGGTCAAGCTGGAACATCACAAGGACCCCATCATGTCCAGACCCAGATTCATTCACAACAGTCAATGcagatacaacaacaacaacaaccacaacatcaacaacaacaactgcagtcacagccacaacagcaacaacaacaggcGCAGcatcagcagcaacaacagcagcagcagcagcagcaacaacaacaacatcagcagcaacaacaacaaatgatGATGATGCTTAAAATGCATCAGGAAGCTAAAAATCGAATGACACTACAGCAAGGTGGGCACATGCAAAAGAGTTTAGTCAATCCTAATGATCCATCTCAGAGAATGCCTGTATCACAGCCAGGCAACATGCCTGTAATGATTGATCTTCAAGGGCATGGAGGTGTTCCACCTTCTCCTGATAAAGCCAGAGGAATGCCACTCATGGTAAATCCAACTCTGACTGGACAAGCAAGAAGGACACCCCATTCAGAGGTCGGACAACCAACACCATCAGAGGAAACCCCTGGAACCCATAGCATGCAGGACCGGGGACCCCTTGAAATTAGTCAACAGTCAGGAAATGGAAATCAACCAATGATTCCCAATCAAGGTCCTAATACTCATTTAATGAAATCTGTGCCATTATCAGTGCCCCACCAGCCAGGAGTAAGTCCCCAACAGCAGTCCCAGCAAGTGTCAGCAATGGCTGGCTCCCATAATATTCACTTTTCTAGTGCTCCTGCAGCTTCCCAAAGTTCCCGCCCTAAAACCCCTAACCGAGCCAGTCCTCGGCCATATCACCACCCTTTAACTCCAACCAACCGTCCACCTAGTACTGAACCCTCTGAAATAAATCTGTCCCCTGAGAGACTGAATGCCTCAATCGCTGGTCTTTTCCCTCCAAAAATTAACATTCCTCTGCCACCGCGGCAGCCAAATCTTAATCGAGGTTTTGATCAGCAAGGACTCAACCCAACTACACTTAAAGCAATTGGCCAGGCTCCACCCAACTTAGCAAATCTTCCTGTCAACAATAATACCAGTGGCAACAATAATGGCCCACAGTCTTATCCATCAGGTGGTGGCATGGTAAGCTCCGgaggaaaacaagacaaacagaCCGGTGTTGGGCACATTAAAAGAGCTAGTCCAAGTAATAGTCGTCGATCTAGCCCTGCCTCAAATAGAAAAGCTGCCACCCCAAGCCCAGGAAGACAGAAGGGTGCCAAAACATCACTGACATCACCTCCACATCCACAGCAAATGATGGTTAGTCCACAGAACGTGATGGTTAGTCCCAACTCAGTGCTCCCAACTACCTCTGCATCTTTGCCATCAGCAGGACCTGGAGAATCACAACAGAGTTTAAATTCTCTGCAAACCCTACCTGGTAGTACCGATGCAATTAGAGATGGCCAGGTAGTGACTACACAAGCAGAGCAGAATCAGGCAGTTCAGTTTAGAGAGCAGTCTACTCCTAAAATGGCAAGCCCTCGGGTGCCTTCTCAGGAACCCAAACGGCAAGAGCTTAGCAATTTGGTTGAACAGCGTGCTGAAGATAAACAACAGCCTCGGACAACACCGCAACATGACCATGGCTCTGCTGTAACACCATTTAGAGATGCTCCAACGTCTCTGAATCAGCTATTAGACAATACAGGAAACCCATCTTTGTCCGTGAAATCTCAAAATAATCCTCAAGTGGGTGGAGAACCTGTGCAGAAAGAAAGCCCTCATGCTCCACCAGCTCAGGAGAACCAACCTAATCCTCTTGTATCACAGAGCACAAATATTGCCACCTCCTTGTCTACAAGTGAAACTGATCAGAAACCTAAACCTGCTTCAGTATCAAGTCCGAATCTTGTAGCCAGTAGCAGTGCAAACCTGCAGTCTGTCAGTGCTGTATCAAGTGTTAGCTCAAACCAAACTGTGCTCCTAAGTCTCACTTCAATACCCAACCCTTCAGTTGGTTCAAATCACAACCTTATACCCATCTCAAATGCATCTCAAACTGTTTTGCAAAGGCCCATCTCATCAGTTACAACGCCACAAAATCAGATCACAGTCTTTGTAACCTCTAATCCCATTAGCTCTGCTACCAACACGGCTTCTGTCGTTCCTCCTGCTGTTGTATCCAAGGTACTGGCAGTTCCAAATAAAAACATAAGACCTCCTGATATTCGTCAACAAAATCCTACCCAAACACGTCCACAGTTCATCGCAGGATCTGTGTATTCAATATTTCAAGCTACGCCGGTATCATCAAGTGCTAATGTCATGTCTCAGCCTGTCACTATGGTTGGTCCCATAGTCTCTGCAAATATCCAGCTTACTCCTACCCCAGTGTTAACTACATCACAACCCTCTGCGCAAGCATCAACATCTGTGTTGAAAACCTCGCCTGCTGTCAGCATAGCTGCTACTCAGCAGAGCCGCACTGTTATTGGGCAGCTTCAAGTTCAAGTACCTACAAATAAGTTTCCCCATGTAAACGTAGTGCCCTCACCTCAACAGCCAGGACCTGGAGGTCCCAAACAGGAGAGTGTCTCTGAAGCTAGTGGCCCAAAATCTAGTCCTGTTGGGCAGTCTGCGTTACATTATGGCATGTCCTTACCTTTTCAGCAGCTATTGGCTTCCCCACCTGCTTGCTCTAGCCCAGGGGCTACAGCTGTTGCCGGCAGAAGTCCCCTGTCTCCAACTACATCGTTAGCCAAAAGCAGTCCAGTCCAGACTGTTGTAAGCAAAAGCACCACGCCTAGCATATCTTCAAGCAATTCCGATGATCAAAAGGAGCGGACCCCTGTCACTCAGATTGGAAAGACTTTGGATGTTGCCACAACTAAAGCTTCTTGTGCGGTTACATCTGAAATGGTATCGGCACTCCAGCCCACTGCTCCAGTGACTATTCCAGCTGCTCAAATAGTGTCTCAGCAATCTGCACTTTCTCCAAAAGTGTCTTCTCCTGAACCTGTGCCCACTCCTTCACCAGTCCCTACTTCTACAGCATCATCTAATATGCCGCCACCAGCCTCTACCCCTGGAATGGTTCACCTATCTAGTCCTGTTGCTACTTCTTCACCACCTTCTAGTTTGCCTGCAGTTTTAGTTTCTGAACCCACTGCTGCTCCAGGACCTCCCACTACAACGTCCGGCTCCTCCACAGCAACAAACGCACAGCTCTCTGGGGAAGAGCAGCCTTCACTGGTGGAGACTAGTGGACCTGACTCTGCTGAAACAAAAGCAATTGTAGATGCTCCTGGCATCTCAG TTCATCCTGAAGCTCCACAAGAAGACCAAGCTTCATGTGGTCAAGCTG GACAAGGGGTTACCACTGTAGCAGAGCAAGG GGATACGAGGGCCACCACTGAGAAAGCAAAAGGTCCTAGTCGACGAAGCTCACGAACAGACAAGGAACCTGAGGAGGAAGCATCCGACAGTGGACAGAGAAAAAGAGTAGCTAGGCCAGGCTCAGCCTCATCCAACACAGGAAAAGGTGCAG AATCAAGCACTGGAGCCAGTCCCACGCAGGCAAAACGAAGGAAGTCAAAGTAA